The sequence TTCGGCGAGCTTCTGTAGCCTGCCGATCGCGTCATCACCGGCGCTGACTTGCGCTGCCGGCGTGCTTGAGGATGGCGCGGCCTGCATCGTCGGGAGTTGGCCGGAGTAGTTCACGTGCTGCGTGTTCTCCTTGGTGCGAAGGCGATTCCGCGCCTCCAGCGACACCCGGTTGATGGCCTCCACCCCACCGCGGAAGTCACGGACGTCCTCGAGGAGCACCTGTTCGCGAGTCCCGCCGGAACGTACGGCGAAGAGCTTGATGGTCCCGACGCCGCGCGCCTTCTGGGTCATCGATTGCATCGCGTCCACATCGTGAATCTCGTGCGTGGCGATCTGCTGCGCGCGAGTGGACAACGCCCCCTTCTCGAAGAACAGGAATTCCTCGGTGAGACGGTAGCGACCCGCACCGATGCCGCTCAGGGGTTGTCCCACTGCACTCCAGACGGCTCCGGCGTCGGCAGAGTTGGCGCCTTGCATCGCCTGACCCTCCATGCCACCAAACTTCTGCGCATACTCGTCCGCGTAGTGCTCCGTCCAGGCCTGACCGTCCCAATAGCGCTGCCGCCCCGAGCCGTCGTCGTACCAACCTGCGGGCGTCGCACCCATACCCTCAGTCATGAGAGCGATTCTATCCGGAAGAGCAGCACATCTAGGTATGCACACGGAGGCGCTCGCCAGGCGCCGAGGCACGCCGAAGAGAATCGGCGCGGGGCGCACCTCCGTCATCGGCGCAGCGTGCGGCTCCGCGTCCCTGGGGCGCACGCGTACGGATCGTCGCGAACGCCCAACGCGGCGCTATGCCGCTGCGCCTTCGGCGCGCACTCCGATCGCCCTGCGCGACAGGGTGTTCGCGCCCACGACCGCGACGGGCATCGCGAGGAGCGTGCCCAACGGCAGCAGGAAGATCAGGAAGATGAACGTGCCGAACAGATAGGCGGTGGCGCGCACGGGACGCAGCGCAGTGATGCGGTCGCGCCGCGCGATGACACCCCTGCACGCCATGGGGTACGCGGTGAGCTCGAGGGCCAGCATGCGTCCGCCCAGGACGGCCGAGGCGAGGAACGCGGCGACGGTCCCTGCCACGGGGATGAGTCCGAGCAGGGCGGTCACGGCGAGGATCCCGAGCGACGTGGCCAGCGTGACGAGCCCCTCGACCATCCCCCTGCTGAGGGACCCGGTCCATGCCTCGTCGACGTTGACCGCCTCGATCCCGTCCCGCTCGTCGAGGTGTCGCGACAGGTACTCGAAGAACGGCTGCCCGATGATCAGCGCGATCGTGGTGAACATCAGCACCGCGACCACCGAGCCGCCGACGATGACGAGCACCGTGAGGAGCGCGGACAGCGTGCGGCCCAGCGTGCCGTCCAGACCGGTGGCGTCGAGGATCAGATCCTCGACGCTCGGCGAGACGACGAGCAGCGTGACGATGAGGGCGGCGATCAGGACGCCCGACAGAAGCGCGGGAAGCGCGCCGACGAGCATCACCTTCGGGTCGGTGAGCCACGCGCGGAAGCTGACCAGGACGAGCCTGATCGCCTCGCGCGCGCTGTCCATGAGCCGAGAGGTCCTGAGGCCTAGCCGCGACCCATGAAGGCGTCCTTGAGGCGCGAGAACACGCCTCCGCCGATCGGGGCCAGGCGAGCCTCGGGCATCTCCTCGCCGCGGAGCTTCGCGAGCGTGGTCAGCAGCTCGTGCTGCTCGTCCGTGAGGTCGGTCGGCGTGAGCACGTCGAGGTGCACGAACAGGTCGCCGCGACCCGGGCGCTGCAGACGGCCCACTCCGAGCCCCTTGAGACGCACGGTGTGACCCGAGTGCGTGCCCTGGGGGACGTCGACCTCCTGCGCGCCGTCGAACGTGTCGACCGTGAGCACCGTGCCGAGCGCGGCCGCGGTCATCGGCACCTCGAGGGTGCAGTGCAGGTCGTCACCGCGGCGCTCGAAGGTCTTGTGCGCCTTCTCGCGGATCTCGACGTAGAGGTCGCCCTTGGGGCCACCGCCGACACCCGCGTCGCCCATGTGCGGCAGGCGGATGCGCGTGCCGGTCTCGACGCCCGCGGGGATGTCGACCTTGATCGTGTGGCGCGAGTGCGTCCGACCGCGGCCCGCGCAGTCGGGGCACGGCGAGGAGATGATCGTGCCGAAGCCGCCGCAGTCGGGGCACGGCGAGGTGGTCATGACGTTGCCGAGCAGCGAGCGCGCGACGCGCTGCACCTGCCCCTGGCCGCGACAGGTCGCGCACGTCGTGGGCTGGGTGCCGGGCGCGCAGCACGAGCCCGAGCACGTCGAGCACACGTCGGCGAGGTCCGCCACGACCTCGTGATTCACGCCGAACACGGCCTCCTCGAGGCTCACCTCGACCCCCACGAGCTGGTCGCCGCCGCGCTGCACGCGCGAC comes from Demequina sp. NBRC 110054 and encodes:
- a CDS encoding DUF2510 domain-containing protein, translated to MTEGMGATPAGWYDDGSGRQRYWDGQAWTEHYADEYAQKFGGMEGQAMQGANSADAGAVWSAVGQPLSGIGAGRYRLTEEFLFFEKGALSTRAQQIATHEIHDVDAMQSMTQKARGVGTIKLFAVRSGGTREQVLLEDVRDFRGGVEAINRVSLEARNRLRTKENTQHVNYSGQLPTMQAAPSSSTPAAQVSAGDDAIGRLQKLAELHAAGVLTDEEFSAAKQKALGL
- a CDS encoding EI24 domain-containing protein produces the protein MDSAREAIRLVLVSFRAWLTDPKVMLVGALPALLSGVLIAALIVTLLVVSPSVEDLILDATGLDGTLGRTLSALLTVLVIVGGSVVAVLMFTTIALIIGQPFFEYLSRHLDERDGIEAVNVDEAWTGSLSRGMVEGLVTLATSLGILAVTALLGLIPVAGTVAAFLASAVLGGRMLALELTAYPMACRGVIARRDRITALRPVRATAYLFGTFIFLIFLLPLGTLLAMPVAVVGANTLSRRAIGVRAEGAAA
- the dnaJ gene encoding molecular chaperone DnaJ — protein: MNDYYAVLGVDRNASEAEIKKAYRKLARELHPDVAGPDGEERFKEVGAAYEVLSNPEKKAMYDRGVDPRGGGGGAQGGAQGFGFEDIFESFFGGGSPFGGQQRGPQSRVQRGGDQLVGVEVSLEEAVFGVNHEVVADLADVCSTCSGSCCAPGTQPTTCATCRGQGQVQRVARSLLGNVMTTSPCPDCGGFGTIISSPCPDCAGRGRTHSRHTIKVDIPAGVETGTRIRLPHMGDAGVGGGPKGDLYVEIREKAHKTFERRGDDLHCTLEVPMTAAALGTVLTVDTFDGAQEVDVPQGTHSGHTVRLKGLGVGRLQRPGRGDLFVHLDVLTPTDLTDEQHELLTTLAKLRGEEMPEARLAPIGGGVFSRLKDAFMGRG